One stretch of Zingiber officinale cultivar Zhangliang chromosome 6B, Zo_v1.1, whole genome shotgun sequence DNA includes these proteins:
- the LOC121992079 gene encoding scarecrow-like protein 6: protein MRGGTPLAVPQNGASLQVLEGEEGLLWCATSAMVAKRKEKGREKEKLLLEPRSVLESRRSPSPPSSSASTLSSSLVVGGGRSASSDGSAITATPSAAAEGASRAESTTELLPVPASLAGDLEGLFCEPAASIGQDQNFLGWIISEADDTSGGGNFDSLCVFEGADSFGCGIPNPNLGLAPSADILPLLLPPLPAELHLQDEKHLLPNQENQAQPPQLFPSFFLPFHQQSTTYHRGQPCKHLAPPTRKRPAVDPFPTSRAPELLCQNVPHQMGFRRQLDAAGFQLQPPSVKPKLASGDEPSVAAATPVQQQQRALFDQLFEVAELIVAGNTFSARGILARLNHQLPSPLGKPLLRSAFYFKEALHLLAGNSPQAPPPPVSTPLDALLKFATYKTFSDVSPIAQFTSLTCVQAILEALDGATCIHIIDFDIGIGVQWSALMQELVHRCSSAVAAPPYLKITAFTSPCSHHPLELHLIHQNLLQFARGLGLVFEFNILDLDPFDPSALLRMRPTPNEAVAVNLPVGSSIDLLILDLLRFVKQLSPKILVSVDYGYDRIDLPYGHNILSSIRSCILLLDSIDAAGTNPDAANKIERFLVRPRIQNAVFRHLHLSNKKAVSWRHLFSSAGFVPVQFSNITETQAECLLKRVLVQGFSVDRSQTSLSLCWKRGELASVSAWK, encoded by the coding sequence ATGAGGGGAGGGACGCCCCTTGCCGTCCCACAAAATGGGGCTTCTTTGCAGGTCTTGGAGGGAGAAGAAGGTCTCCTCTGGTGCGCTACTTCTGCTATGGTTGCTAAGAGGAAGGAGAAAGGAAGGGAGAAGGAAAAGCTGCTGCTTGAGCCGCGTTCGGTGCTGGAAAGCAGGCGGAGCCCTAGCCCGCCGAGTTCCTCCGCCTCGACGCTGTCGTCCTCACTCGTCGTTGGTGGAGGAAGGTCTGCCTCCTCTGACGGATCCGCGATCACCGCCACTCCCTCGGCGGCGGCGGAAGGGGCCTCGAGGGCGGAGAGCACGACAGAGCTTCTGCCAGTACCAGCTTCCCTCGCCGGTGATTTGGAAGGCTTGTTCTGCGAACCGGCCGCCTCAATAGGACAAGACCAAAACTTTCTTGGGTGGATCATCAGCGAGGCTGATGACACCTCCGGCGGCGGTAACTTCGATTCGCTCTGCGTTTTCGAAGGTGCTGACAGTTTTGGTTGCGGGATCCCGAACCCTAATCTTGGCCTTGCTCCTTCAGCCGATATCCTCCCTCTTCTGTTGCCTCCGTTGCCGGCGGAGCTTCATTTGCAAGACGAAAAGCATCTCCTTCCCAATCAGGAGAACCAGGCCCAACCACCACAgctcttcccttccttcttcctccCATTTCATCAGCAGTCGACTACCTACCACCGGGGTCAGCCGTGCAAGCACCTCGCCCCTCCTACACGCAAACGCCCTGCCGTCGATCCCTTCCCTACCTCTCGTGCTCCTGAGCTCCTCTGCCAAAACGTCCCCCATCAAATGGGATTCAGACGACAGCTCGATGCCGCTGGATTCCAGCTTCAACCGCCGTCAGTAAAGCCCAAATTAGCAAGTGGAGACGAGCCGTCCGTGGCAGCTGCGACCCCAGTTCAGCAGCAGCAACGGGCATTGTTCGACCAGCTCTTCGAGGTGGCAGAGTTGATCGTGGCCGGGAACACCTTCAGCGCCCGTGGGATATTGGCGCGGCTCAATCACCAGCTCCCTTCTCCATTGGGGAAACCTCTCTTGCGGTCTGCTTTCTACTTCAAGGAGGCTCTCCACCTCCTCGCCGGCAATTCCCCCCAAGCACCGCCGCCGCCGGTGTCGACACCATTGGATGCGCTGCTCAAGTTCGCCACCTACAAAACCTTCTCCGACGTCTCGCCCATTGCCCAATTCACCAGCCTAACCTGCGTCCAGGCCATCTTGGAGGCACTTGACGGTGCTACCTGCATCCACATCATTGATTTCGACATTGGCATCGGCGTGCAGTGGTCAGCCCTTATGCAGGAGCTAGTTCACCGGTGTTCATCAGCAGTGGCTGCTCCGCCATACCTAAAGATCACTGCTTTTACATCTCCCTGCTCCCATCACCCTCTAGAGCTGCACCTCATTCACCAGAATTTGCTCCAGTTTGCTAGAGGTCTTGGCCTCGTTTTCGAATTCAACATTCTCGACCTTGACCCGTTTGATCCATCAGCGCTCTTAAGAATGCGTCCCACGCCCAATGAGGCAGTCGCCGTGAATCTCCCTGTTGGTTCTTCAATCGACCTGCTTATTCTGGATCTCCTACGCTTTGTGAAGCAGCTTTCCCCAAAGATTTTGGTCTCTGTTGATTATGGATACGATCGCATCGACCTACCTTACGGGCACAATATTCTCAGCTCAATTCGGTCATGCATACTTCTCCTCGATTCAATCGATGCAGCGGGTACCAATCCAGACGCCGCCAACAAGATCGAACGTTTCTTAGTCCGGCCAAGGATTCAAAATGCTGTTTTCCGACACCTTCATTTGTCGAACAAGAAGGCAGTTTCATGGAGGCATCTCTTTAGTTCTGCTGGATTCGTGCCTGTGCAGTTCAGCAACATCACAGAGACACAAGCAGAATGCCTTCTGAAGAGGGTGCTGGTTCAGGGATTCTCCGTCGACCGGAGCCAAACTTCCCTTTCCCTCTGCTGGAAGCGCGGGGAGCTTGCATCAGTATCAGCATGGAAGTGA